The Dehalococcoidia bacterium genome has a window encoding:
- a CDS encoding transposase: protein MTISEGALVAAVPRVAAVLEPEALAIAQQVRQGGVVGADETGARVDGTQPWEWVLQTDDAAYHTIQRRRNTDVVLTFLAGVRPGVWVSALWKPQLAAPALRYQIGLAHQLRDLPYAVDGQRGYAQAWARVLRALLRAVIPLRHQQAAGRVPVGGAAVAELEATLDIMLATVLPPGWRADRQRRFCQHWTALLRLLHDPTVPPTNNASERSLRPSVLHRKVTGGVRSDAGAAAYAILRTVADTAHKRGQAVFATILAALTRPAEVSLQPA, encoded by the coding sequence CGGGTCGCGGCAGTACTGGAGCCGGAGGCGCTGGCCATCGCCCAGCAGGTGCGCCAGGGCGGGGTCGTGGGCGCGGACGAGACCGGGGCGCGGGTGGACGGGACGCAGCCGTGGGAATGGGTGCTCCAGACCGACGACGCGGCCTACCACACGATCCAGCGGCGGCGGAACACCGATGTCGTGCTGACGTTTCTGGCCGGGGTGCGGCCGGGCGTGTGGGTGAGCGCCCTGTGGAAGCCGCAACTCGCCGCCCCGGCGCTGCGCTACCAGATCGGTCTGGCGCATCAGCTCCGCGACCTGCCGTACGCCGTCGATGGCCAACGGGGCTACGCCCAGGCGTGGGCGCGGGTGCTGCGGGCGCTGCTGCGCGCGGTGATCCCCCTGCGGCATCAGCAGGCCGCGGGCCGCGTCCCCGTTGGCGGGGCGGCGGTGGCGGAGCTGGAGGCGACGCTCGACATCATGCTCGCCACTGTCCTCCCGCCGGGCTGGAGGGCGGACCGGCAACGGCGCTTCTGCCAGCATTGGACAGCACTGTTGCGGTTGTTGCACGACCCCACCGTGCCGCCGACGAACAATGCCAGCGAGCGGAGTCTGCGACCCAGCGTGCTGCATCGCAAGGTGACCGGCGGCGTCCGTAGCGACGCGGGTGCGGCGGCCTATGCCATCCTCCGCACGGTGGCCGACACGGCGCACAAGCGCGGGCAGGCCGTCTTCGCCACCATCCTGGCGGCCCTCACCCGGCCCGCCGAAGTCAGTTTGCAGCCGGCTTGA